In the genome of Arabidopsis thaliana chromosome 4, partial sequence, the window TGATGACTTTTTCCATCTAATCGAGGTGTGGCTTTGAATGAAGCTCTGTGTCTTatctgattttatttattttttttgcctaCAGGATCCACAAATGTCTCCTTTTTTGGATGCTTTCTCGAATCCTGAAACAGCAGAACACTTTACTGAGCGTATGGCGCGGATGAAAGAAGATCCAGAGTTGAAACCTATACTAGATGAGATTGATGCTGGTGGTCCTTCTGCCATGATGAAGTGAGTGATACAAACttctttcaatgttttttaGAGAAACTGTAGagtttgtttctgtttatgAAGGAAGAATTATTTATTCTGTTTTAGGTACTGGAATGATCCAGAAGTGCTGAAAAAGCTGGGTGAAGCAATGGGTATGCCTGTTGCTGGCTTACCAGACCAGACTGTTTCAGCTGAACCTGAGGTAgcagaagaaggtgaagaagaagagtctatTGTTCACCAAACTGCCAGTCTTGGTGATGTTGAGGTTAGACTGCTTCCTACGTTAATATGCTTGACCATGTGAGATTTATCTTGCGTGTTGCTTGAGGAATTAGATGTtccaagttttgttttgttgaactCGTTATTGGATTTTTATTCGTTGATTCATTAGGGTTTGAAAGCTGCCTTGGCATCTGGTGGtaacaaagatgaagaagattctgaaGGAAGGACAGCATTGCATTTTGCTTGTGGATACGGCGAGGTATGCAATTCTCTTATCAATTCACGGCAATTAAATATTCGGATTTAGAtggttctctttttttcagtAGCTGTGAAGTTAAGAATCTTTATAATCATTCAATTGGTAGAAAAGTAACCAGTCTACTTACGTCTACGAGTTTCATGACACAATTACTTATAGCAAGTTCAAATATTTGGTGAAAGAGCAATGAGATGGAACTGGCGATTACTTGCATACTAAAGATTTTGCTTATGAATATGGATTGAACTGAGTTTAACCCTGTTGAGCCCTATCAACAGTTGAAATGTGCTCAAGTTCTTATCGATGCTGGAGCAAGTGTTAATGCGgttgacaaaaacaagaacacacCTCTGCATTATGCTGCTGGTTACGGGAGGAAAGAGTGTGTAAGCCTTCTCCTGGAGAATGGTGCTGCAGTGTAAGTCTCACAACACAGTACTTATAATGAAACAACTCCATTAAACACTGTTTCAGGACTTTAATTATATGTGCTTTGGTTGATGTGTGTGGTTGCAGCACTCTGCAAAACCTAGACGAGAAGACGCCAATTGATGTAGCGAAGCTCAACA includes:
- the AKR2 gene encoding ankyrin repeat-containing protein 2 (ankyrin repeat-containing protein 2 (AKR2); CONTAINS InterPro DOMAIN/s: Ankyrin repeat-containing domain (InterPro:IPR020683), Ankyrin repeat (InterPro:IPR002110); BEST Arabidopsis thaliana protein match is: ankyrin repeat-containing 2B (TAIR:AT2G17390.1).) — its product is MASNSEKNPLLSDEKPKSTEENKSSKPESASGSSTSSAMPGLNFNAFDFSNMASILNDPSIREMAEQIAKDPAFNQLAEQLQRSIPNAGQEGGFPNFDPQQYVNTMQQVMHNPEFKTMAEKLGTALVQDPQMSPFLDAFSNPETAEHFTERMARMKEDPELKPILDEIDAGGPSAMMKKNYLFCFRYWNDPEVLKKLGEAMGMPVAGLPDQTVSAEPEVAEEGEEEESIVHQTASLGDVEGLKAALASGGNKDEEDSEGRTALHFACGYGELKCAQVLIDAGASVNAVDKNKNTPLHYAAGYGRKECVSLLLENGAAVTLQNLDEKTPIDVAKLNSQLEVVKLLEKDAFL
- the AKR2 gene encoding ankyrin repeat-containing protein 2 (ankyrin repeat-containing protein 2 (AKR2); INVOLVED IN: in 6 processes; LOCATED IN: integral to chloroplast outer membrane, nucleus, cytoplasm; EXPRESSED IN: 25 plant structures; EXPRESSED DURING: 17 growth stages; CONTAINS InterPro DOMAIN/s: Ankyrin repeat-containing domain (InterPro:IPR020683), Ankyrin repeat (InterPro:IPR002110); BEST Arabidopsis thaliana protein match is: ankyrin repeat-containing 2B (TAIR:AT2G17390.1); Has 85365 Blast hits to 29004 proteins in 1328 species: Archae - 144; Bacteria - 6951; Metazoa - 44906; Fungi - 6142; Plants - 3755; Viruses - 871; Other Eukaryotes - 22596 (source: NCBI BLink).); amino-acid sequence: MASNSEKNPLLSDEKPKSTEENKSSKPESASGSSTSSAMPGLNFNAFDFSNMASILNDPSIREMAEQIAKDPAFNQLAEQLQRSIPNAGQEGGFPNFDPQQYVNTMQQVMHNPEFKTMAEKLGTALVQDPQMSPFLDAFSNPETAEHFTERMARMKEDPELKPILDEIDAGGPSAMMKYWNDPEVLKKLGEAMGMPVAGLPDQTVSAEPEVAEEGEEEESIVHQTASLGDVEGLKAALASGGNKDEEDSEGRTALHFACGYGELKCAQVLIDAGASVNAVDKNKNTPLHYAAGYGRKECVSLLLENGAAVTLQNLDEKTPIDVAKLNSQLEVVKLLEKDAFL
- the AKR2 gene encoding ankyrin repeat-containing protein 2 (ankyrin repeat-containing protein 2 (AKR2); INVOLVED IN: in 6 processes; LOCATED IN: integral to chloroplast outer membrane, nucleus, cytoplasm; EXPRESSED IN: 25 plant structures; EXPRESSED DURING: 17 growth stages; CONTAINS InterPro DOMAIN/s: Ankyrin repeat-containing domain (InterPro:IPR020683), Ankyrin repeat (InterPro:IPR002110); BEST Arabidopsis thaliana protein match is: ankyrin repeat-containing 2B (TAIR:AT2G17390.1); Has 85180 Blast hits to 28957 proteins in 1321 species: Archae - 144; Bacteria - 6924; Metazoa - 44765; Fungi - 6138; Plants - 3756; Viruses - 866; Other Eukaryotes - 22587 (source: NCBI BLink).), translated to MPGLNFNAFDFSNMASILNDPSIREMAEQIAKDPAFNQLAEQLQRSIPNAGQEGGFPNFDPQQYVNTMQQVMHNPEFKTMAEKLGTALVQDPQMSPFLDAFSNPETAEHFTERMARMKEDPELKPILDEIDAGGPSAMMKYWNDPEVLKKLGEAMGMPVAGLPDQTVSAEPEVAEEGEEEESIVHQTASLGDVEGLKAALASGGNKDEEDSEGRTALHFACGYGELKCAQVLIDAGASVNAVDKNKNTPLHYAAGYGRKECVSLLLENGAAVTLQNLDEKTPIDVAKLNSQLEVVKLLEKDAFL